In a single window of the Nitrospirota bacterium genome:
- a CDS encoding biopolymer transporter ExbD: MNRFEPKKYMAEINVVPLVDVVLVLLIIFMVTAPLLYRGIDLKLPKSEVNTMKAEEGKTISIVKDRKIYFESRLVSLRQLEGQLTTLRQKRPDVTLYLRADRDVSYGEVVQVMDVIKKTGIDRLGMVTDPEGTSPIR; this comes from the coding sequence ATGAACCGGTTTGAACCCAAAAAATACATGGCCGAAATCAATGTTGTCCCTTTGGTCGACGTGGTTTTGGTTTTGTTGATTATCTTCATGGTCACGGCCCCTCTTCTCTACCGGGGAATTGATTTAAAATTGCCAAAATCAGAGGTTAATACCATGAAAGCGGAAGAGGGGAAAACAATTTCGATTGTCAAAGATCGGAAAATCTATTTCGAGTCAAGGCTTGTCTCGCTTCGTCAATTAGAGGGGCAATTAACGACCCTGAGACAAAAACGGCCGGACGTCACACTTTATCTGCGTGCAGACCGGGATGTTTCTTATGGAGAAGTGGTGCAGGTTATGGATGTCATTAAAAAGACCGGGATCGATCGTCTTGGAATGGTTACAGACCCCGAAGGCACATCACCCATTCGCTGA
- a CDS encoding transposase — MARKPRIHLVGGVYHVMLRGNGGQPIFFTEADRYHLYLLLQEGVFRYGYRVHAYCLMKNHLHLAIQVGEKPLSKIMQNLAFRYTRWINRQQKRVGHLFQGRYKSILVEKESYLLELVRYIHLNPVRVGWVKDPKEYRWSSHLSYLGINQNPWLTTEWILKQLGKTERESRQRYEKFIWEGIDEDYREEFHSGEGNGRILGEDRFIEEVLAKAEKKIDKPVSLHKIVKAVCHHYGLKEEELSARGQGRRRSEARAMIGWLAIQKGSATLTEVGKRFGRDVATLSVTIRRLRERVERTETLRMRVAQLESIFNVKK; from the coding sequence ATGGCACGGAAACCGAGAATTCACCTGGTGGGTGGAGTATATCATGTCATGTTGCGGGGAAACGGGGGACAGCCGATATTTTTTACTGAAGCAGACCGGTACCATCTCTATCTCCTCCTTCAAGAAGGGGTTTTTCGATATGGGTATCGGGTTCATGCTTATTGCTTAATGAAGAATCATCTACATCTGGCGATTCAAGTCGGAGAGAAACCGTTATCCAAGATCATGCAAAACCTTGCCTTTCGATATACCCGCTGGATCAATCGTCAACAAAAAAGGGTCGGGCATTTATTTCAAGGGCGTTACAAATCGATTTTGGTTGAGAAGGAGAGTTATTTATTGGAATTAGTCCGATACATTCATTTAAATCCTGTGCGGGTGGGATGGGTAAAAGACCCCAAAGAATACCGATGGAGCAGCCATTTAAGCTATCTTGGGATAAACCAGAATCCTTGGTTAACCACGGAATGGATACTCAAACAACTGGGAAAAACGGAGAGAGAATCCCGGCAACGGTATGAGAAATTTATATGGGAAGGAATCGACGAAGACTATCGAGAAGAATTTCATTCAGGAGAAGGAAACGGGAGAATTTTAGGAGAAGACCGATTTATTGAAGAAGTCTTGGCCAAAGCAGAAAAGAAAATTGACAAACCAGTCTCACTCCATAAAATTGTCAAGGCAGTTTGTCACCACTACGGACTAAAGGAAGAGGAACTTAGTGCCCGGGGACAAGGGAGGAGGAGGTCGGAAGCGAGGGCGATGATTGGGTGGTTAGCGATTCAGAAAGGGAGTGCTACACTGACAGAAGTTGGCAAGCGATTTGGGAGAGATGTTGCGACACTGAGTGTGACGATCCGCCGACTGAGAGAGCGGGTGGAAAGAACAGAGACCTTGAGAATGCGGGTGGCGCAATTGGAGTCAATCTTCAATGTCAAAAAGTAA
- a CDS encoding TonB family protein: protein MKPMVQLSAGLHLFLLAGLFVLHHFEWKQPKIKPHILSVQLLSLPQPRLEEKTFPSEPVKKAEPVAPPKIQKKTAPPHIKLKPLPRSVDAFPVKSASKEAVQPIPVVQPEVENSVSPLVETKKEETVPVEIQKVEIAQISEINPNYADWVKRKIESNWNPLSFKGAPKEVTLSFDILKTGLVKFPKIIKSSGDPFFDQAAQRAVVESRSFGPLPADYPNLSVEITCTFSQNKGS, encoded by the coding sequence ATGAAGCCAATGGTCCAGCTCTCTGCCGGCCTCCATCTTTTTTTATTGGCCGGTTTGTTTGTTTTGCATCATTTTGAATGGAAACAGCCGAAAATTAAACCGCATATTTTATCCGTTCAACTCCTTTCTCTCCCGCAGCCCCGTTTGGAAGAAAAAACTTTTCCATCCGAGCCTGTTAAAAAAGCCGAACCGGTTGCCCCCCCCAAAATTCAGAAAAAGACAGCGCCGCCTCATATCAAATTAAAACCGTTGCCTCGTTCAGTTGACGCCTTTCCTGTAAAATCCGCCAGTAAAGAGGCCGTGCAACCGATTCCTGTCGTTCAACCTGAGGTCGAAAATTCCGTTTCTCCGTTGGTAGAAACTAAAAAAGAAGAAACCGTCCCGGTCGAAATTCAAAAAGTAGAAATTGCGCAAATCTCGGAAATCAACCCAAATTACGCCGATTGGGTGAAGCGTAAAATTGAAAGTAACTGGAACCCTCTTTCTTTTAAAGGAGCGCCAAAGGAGGTGACCCTGTCGTTTGATATATTAAAAACAGGGCTGGTAAAATTTCCTAAAATTATTAAAAGTTCCGGCGACCCGTTTTTTGACCAGGCCGCCCAGAGGGCTGTTGTGGAATCCCGTTCATTTGGGCCCTTACCGGCTGATTATCCCAATCTCTCGGTTGAAATTACTTGTACTTTTTCCCAAAATAAAGGATCATGA
- a CDS encoding MotA/TolQ/ExbB proton channel family protein encodes MLLLILSVFSWAGIFYKFRIFFRAKSATKHFLLEFKRSKDILSLKKGALKFKESPLAPLYLESLRRLQRQGTLSTQLELEHLHEAGRNLNLGSLRQLLRTVSDEEMAFLENFLSYFAIIGNISPFIGLFGTVLGIIDAFQNISQLGTANIAAVAPGVAEALVATAAGLLTAIPAVIAYNYFLNSLRKINCQMEGFSEELLFYFEEQFKPAKLPASVAE; translated from the coding sequence ATTCTTCTCCTCATTCTTTCAGTGTTTTCGTGGGCTGGTATTTTTTATAAATTCCGGATTTTTTTTCGCGCGAAATCAGCGACAAAACACTTTCTTCTTGAATTTAAAAGAAGCAAAGATATCCTTTCGTTAAAAAAAGGGGCTTTAAAATTTAAAGAAAGTCCTCTGGCTCCCCTTTATCTGGAGAGCCTCCGGAGGTTGCAAAGACAAGGGACTCTTTCCACTCAACTTGAGCTTGAACATTTACATGAGGCAGGCCGGAATTTAAATTTAGGAAGTTTGAGACAGCTCTTAAGAACGGTTTCTGATGAAGAAATGGCTTTCCTTGAAAACTTCCTTTCCTATTTCGCGATCATTGGAAATATCTCTCCCTTTATAGGTTTATTCGGGACGGTATTAGGCATTATCGATGCTTTCCAAAATATTAGTCAGCTCGGCACGGCCAATATTGCCGCCGTCGCCCCCGGTGTGGCAGAAGCCCTGGTCGCGACAGCGGCCGGCCTTCTAACCGCTATTCCCGCTGTAATCGCCTATAACTATTTTTTGAACAGTCTTCGAAAGATCAACTGCCAAATGGAGGGATTTTCAGAAGAGTTATTATTCTATTTTGAGGAACAATTTAAACCAGCGAAACTTCCCGCGTCGGTTGCGGAATGA